The Prochlorococcus marinus XMU1408 region TCACCTTGTTTAAATGTTGCAAGTAATGGTTGAAGTCTTATTTCTCTTTTACTTTTTTTATTTATTTCGTTCTCAGAAATTCTAATTACTCCAGTTGAAATTTGAGTGACAATATTTTCAATCTCATTTGGGATTATTGATAATGCAACGAAGAGATCAAAAGTTTCTCTATCACACTTGGCTTCCAAAGAAAGAATGGGAATCCCTTCAAGCCTTAGATCTTTCGAAATAGGATTTGATGTGAATACAGCGACATCAGGCCGAGTATCGAGGTCGAATCTGTTCACTTCACCTGGTGTATCGCTTAGATGTCCCCCAATCGCTGGGAAGGGTCTCCATGGGTCATGAACTAAATTCACTTCGCCATCTGCTTCTAAATTAGAATTAGGGAATAGGGACCCTTCCTGATGGCTGATTGAGGCTAATCCCTCACTATGAAGAATCCATGTAGGAGTCTTCTTTTGATCTGAAATTTCCCAATTCTTTGTAGTTAGATTCCAAAGATTTATTTGAGGGAAAAGATGTTTTTTATTTTTTTCTTTTAAATGAGTATCAAAAAAGTTTAATTGAGTGCGTTGTGCCTCTTCCCACCATCGAAGATGAGTAGCAGGACCAATTAATAATTTTGGATCACCTCCAGCATGTTTAGCTTTCGAAAAAATATCTAATATTCCTTTCAAATGAGGATCCCACCACCCCCCAATTAAAAGTAAAGGTTTTTTTAACCAGCTATCTAATGGCTTATGACTTTTCCATTGAGGAGTTTTTCTATGAGAAAGATTTAACCATTTATTGGCCATTCCCTCTGGATCGATCTTTTTAAGTAACTCATGACCGTTATTTAAATACTTTTTCGATTCGAGATTTTCACGGATTTCATACCAAGCTTCCCAATCTTCCTCTCTTTGCGCTTTTTGTGCTGCTAATTGCAAACCCCATCCAATTCCCAAATGCCACCAAAAGGCTCCTCCTTCACAACTCCAATGTTCATTCTCTGAAAGACCTGTCATTGCTGGGATCATGCAATCTGGAGGAGGAGTTCCATCTTCTGCTAAGAGCTGTGTGAAGCCTTGATATGAAAATCCATACGTACCTAGTAAGCCATTGCATTCAGGCAAGGATCGAACCCAATAATGCGTTTCACTGGTGTCAGAAGCTTCTTGGCTAAAGCCAGAAAAACGACCTTCAGATCCGCCCTGACCCCTTACATCTTGTATGACTACTAGATAGCCATTGCTTGCCCACCAAGAGGGATGAGCATAGGTAACTACCGAAGCAATTTCCCTCCTATACGGCTGGCGCATGAGGAGTACAGGCCAAGGCCCCTTCCCGCTAGGCAACCAGATTCGAGATTTTAGTATTGTTCCATCTCTAAGTTTTAAGTCCTCGTCTCTGTATCTTATGGAATTCATTTGTTGCTTTAAAAAGTTTCAGGGCAATAAAGCCCTCTTACGTACATAGAGAGGATCTCCGCATCAACTTCGCTTATGTTCTTTTGAGTTGAGATTTTTTTAATAGATTGTGGAGAACCAGCAGCAATATTTTTCTTATTAAGTTCCTGAAAACTTTGACAGATTGATTTAGCTTCATCAGGATTTCTCTTTACTCCTTCAAGAAGTCTTGATTGCGCCAATGCTTCTGGATAAATGGCAAAGCAAGTAAATATTAATGTAATCAGCAATCTAATCATTACTTTGTGTTCCCTATATTTATTTTGGTTATATATATTCTATTATCTATTTGTTCTTGGGTAAATTAAATAATGGTTTTTTTAGCTTTTTCTATTAAAAAGTGAGCTTTTTTTAAATCTATTAGTGGAATACGCCCTGTTTGTAAACCCCTCTCAAAGCGCCCTGTCTTTTGAAGTAGCTCTTGAGGGCTAAGTCTTGAAATAGCTTTGTTAGAGATTAATCCTGAGTGCATTAACAAGGCAGCTTCATTTAGCTCAATATCTAAAGTGCATATAAAATATGCTATACATTTTAATCTTTTTAGGTTGCGAACACTTCCAAGACTTCCATTGATAAGTTGATGAATTCGTTCATCAGTAATAGATAACAAAGAATCCCATGTTTTTATATTATTTGAAAGGAGTATTTTTTCTTCTTTAGAAAAGCTTTTCGGGAGATTTTTTAAGAATAATTTATTATTCATAAGTTTCTAATGAATAACTATCCTTATTATTAGTTATATCCGATAATTTTTCCTTAGGAGAATAATTTCTATCAGGTAATTTTATTATTTCTGATTTCTTTAAATCATTCATGACTTCACCAAGAATAATTGGTTTACTTATTCCATCTCCCGCTGGCTCAATCTTTCTAAGCCTAACTTTGACTTGAGCACCATTTCTGCTGCCCCCTTTCAAATTACCAGCTATTTGTTGCAATGTTGGTTGTATAGCTTCTTCAGGAAAATCATTTGTTGCTTGTGCAACAACTAAATCGAAGCCATTGTCATAAACTATCGGGGCATATTTATATCCCTCTACGTTATATGGAGGGGTATAACTTTGTTCGAAGGCCCAACAACTAGCTGATAATAAAAGAGTGAAAATTGTTATCCCAGTTAATCGAAATTTAATTCCCCAACTAAATAAATAAGCTAAAATAGTTAAGAGACCAAGCCCTGCCCCCCCCCAGGCTAGCCATTTTGTTGCGTTTTGGATAACTTCACTCATAGACATAGGCTGGTTTCTCCTGAATTGATTCTTTATAGTTTGTTAGCTCCCCCAAGTTCGAGAAAAAAGTTTTATGGGAGATGAGAAGAGTTCTAAAAGATTAAAGCGGTGGGGACTGGCTGGAACCTTTGTGGCGTTGGGTGGTGTTTTGATTTGGAGTGGCGCAGATCTCTTGGTCGCTAGAACTATAAGCCGTTTTTCTCCTCAAATAGAAAAAAAATTATCTAATTCATTGGGACATCCTTTGAAAATTGGGTCATATAAGGGACTTAGACCGTGGGGTGTTGAGTTAGGCCCAACGAAGCTGCTTCCAGGTACAAAAGATTCTTCATCAGTTAATATATCAACTTTAACAGTTAAGTTTGCTCCACTTGCAAGTTTATTTAATTGGCAACCAGTAGCAATATTTAATCCAAGGGGCACTGAAATAGTTCTAAGTAAAAATGATAAAGGTTCTTTTTGGGTAATGCCCCCATCTGATGATTCTAAGCAATTAAACCTTCAGCTAAGGTTGAATTTAAAAGGTTCAACTAAAATTTTATTTAACCCAGAAAAAACTTCAGTATTAGTCCGAGGAAATATTTCTCTGAATTTTGCTAAGAAAAAGATTTATGGTGCTATTAATTTAGACTCTAAAAATAAAGGAAGCCTCTATCTTGCTGGAAAGGGTTATTGGGATGGATTAGAATTTCAGACTAAAGCAAGAATTAATAAACTTAAACTTGGAATAATTCGGGATATATTAGGTAATGATTCTAATGTTATTACAAAAGGAGATATTAATGGTAATTTAAATTTAGGAATAAAAAAAGGTTTTATCAAATGTAAAGGTGATTTATCGGTAAGCAATATGAGAGTGAGAGGAGGTAATATGATTGATACATTATCTACTAATAAGTCAAAAATAAAATGTGATAATAATAAATTAAGCATAACAGATTCTAATTGGAACTATGGATATTGGAATATAGCTAATTCACTTGAATTACCTATTAATAAAACAAGTAGAACTTATATAAAATCTACTACTGATATTAAAATAAAAGATCTTGATCATAAGCCACTTTCTTTGAAACTAAAGTTGCCAATTTCGATAGTGGATAGGCGCTTAGTTTTTGGAGATTTAAAAGCTAATTTTGATTTAGAATCTTTCCCTTTAGGTTCTTTAAATCAAATATTAAATGCTTCATTATCAGGCAAGTTGAATACAAATGGTTATTTCCATGGCCCATTATCATCTTTAGCTTCGAGGATAAATCTTTCTGTAGATAATCCACAAGTTAATGGAATTCGTTTAAGAGAGAAGTGGAAAGGGACTTTTACTCGAGTTCCAAATGAAAAGAATTGGGGTAGTCTAAAAATGTTTTCGGAAGGCGCCTCCATCCCTGGAAATCTTCAAATAAATTTAAATAAAGACGGTAATTTTAATGATTTAACTTTAGATAGATTAGGAGGCAAAATCACTTTATATCCTAAAATTAACTCTTATGAATGGAAGGCTAATAAATTCAGATTAGATCGAGTAGAGGTTGCTTTTCCTCCTGAAAAAAGTTTTAAAAGAATTTTTGGTGAAGTTTCTGGTGATGGAATTTTTTCACTTAATCCATTATTTGTTAATGGTGAATTGAATTTAGATTACTTTAGGTTATTAGGATTCAAATTAAAAAAAGCAAATGTTAAAGGTCAAATTAAAAACTCGAAAATTAATTTAAAAGGTGAATTAATACCATCTGAAAATGGAAAGATTCAATTTGATATCAATAATGAGTCTGAATTTTCTTTACTAGCCAATGTTAAGGATGTTAGTTCTAGGTGGCTTGCTGCTACAGCTTTAGAGATTCCTAAACTGGGATTGAAGTATTCCGAGGCAATGGGTAAAGCCGAAGATTTAGGGAAACTGATAATTGGTTCTTCTAATAGTTCAATAGATAATCAGTTAGATGCTTTAACTAAATCTCAAAATTCTTATAGAGAAGAGATCTCAAAAATAAATAGTCAGAGTTTTATTAATCCTTATGATCTTATTGGAAATGTAAATTCAGATATTAAATTAACTGGCTCAAGTCTTTCAGATTTAAGTTTAGATGTGAAAGCATTTGGAAAGGTCTGGACAAATAAGTTGAGTGTAGTAAGTGATAAGGAGGTAAGGCCTTTTAATATTAATTTTAGTGGTAATATTGGAACAGGTGATGGTAAATTCTCCTTCCTAAATTTGAATTATTCATTGTTATCTTTACTAGTCCCAATACCTTCATCTATTAATGGATATTTTGGCTTGAAAGGTATATATAGTCTAACAAATGGAACTCCAGAAATTACTGCAGATTTAATTATTGATGATACTAAAATTTATAATAGGGAAATTGTTTTAGATAATGGAAATATCTTTTTTAAAGATAATTATCTTGATTTTGATATTAATCTAAGGGATAAGACTTCTCTAAACCCTGTTAGACTCAGTGGGATTTACCCATTAACTAATTCTTTGCCTATTGACTTAAGAGTCGAAAGTCATGGGGATGGATTGGCGTTTTTAACTGGGCTAACAAAAGGAAGCCTTTCTTGGACTTCTGGAACAGCTGATTTAAGTTTGCTGATTAGGGGAAAACCTTCAAGTCCAATTGCAAATGGTTTTGTGGTTTTTAAAAATAGTGATCTTCTTTTTCAGGATAAAGAAATTAATAATTTTAATAGCACAATTGTTTTTGATTTCAATCGTATTGAAGTTAGAAAGCTCAGAGCGAGTATTGGTCCGAAAGGATTTATTGATGCTCAAGGTGGTATTTCGTTATTTGATGCTCGACAAAGTGAAAATGATCCATTGGCTTTTTCAATAGAAAAAACTCGTATTAAAACGGCATTTACTGATGTCAATGTTTCATCCAAGATTATTGTCAAGGGATCTATTTTGAATCCTCAATTAGCTGGTGAAGTATTGATATCAGAGGGATCGATTTTTGCAAAAAGAGCTAATAATTCTGGTATGACTACTTCAGACAAATTAAATCCCAAAAAAGATTCTAAGCTCAAGAAAATTCGTAGATTTCCCGAGCAAGACTGGGATCTCAGTGATCCCTTGATCTTATTTATTCAAGATGAGGATGCTCCTGCAAGTCGCATGGTGAGTGCTGGGTTGCCGAAAGGATTCGAGTCTATAATATTTGATAATTTAAAGCTGGTACTTGGTCCTTCATTGCGATTGGTTTCTCAACCATTGGCTAGCTTTGATACGAATGGATTTCTGTTTTTAAATGGTGCTTTTGATGAAACCCTTGATGTTAGTGGTGTTATTAAGCTTGTAAGTGGCTACGTTAATCTTTTTACGACTACTTTTAATTTAGATCAAAGTGAACCTAATGTAGCTGTATTTGTACCTTCTATGGGCTTGGTACCTTATGTAGATGTGACATTGAAAAGTAGAGTCCCAGACAATGTTAGAGAAACAAGTAATTTTTCCTCTAATGGAATGGCATCATTTGGTATTGGAGGATCTCGTTTTGTAAATGTAGAGGTGACGGCCTCCGGACCTGCTGATCGAATTAGTGAAAACTTTCAATTAAGAAGTACTCCAGCGTTAGGAAGAAGTGAGATTTTAGGACTCATTGGAGGAAATTCTCTTACAAATCTATTAACTAGTGGAGGAGATGGAGAAGTTATCACTAGTTTTTTGAATAGATCTTTTGCTTCATATATTCAAGGAAATATAAATGGATTTTTAAGTGATAAGCTTCAAATATCTTTGTATCCCACCTATATAAGTGGATCAGACTTGGATGATGATGTAACTGAAAATAGTTCAACAAGTACAGATCAAGACGATACAAGTCCAAGCCTTCTTGGTCAACAGGCATGGGTAACTGAAATAGGAATTGACCTTAGCGAGAAAATTAATTTTTCAGTTCAAGCTGCTCCTAACCGACAAGATATTCCACCGAAAGGAAATATTACTTTTCAAATGAATCCAAATATAGGCTTACTTGGTTCTTTTGATAAAAATGGGAATTGGCAAAGTCAGGTTCAACTCTTTTTTAGATATTAGGTCTAAAAATACTTGAAGAAATTTATCTACATTGAGAATTTCTTAGCTCGATTGAATTTTATCTTTTTTTATTGCTTGATTAGGTCCAAAGGAATAGTTTAAGGAAAGTGGATAAAAATTATCTTTGAATAAAAGGTAGATCTAAAACTAATGAGTACAAATTTATCAGTTCCTAATCCAACTCCTGAGTTGATTAAAGTTGCAGAGAATGCTAAAGAAGCCTCTATTCTGCTTGGTCAAGCCACTAATAAACAAAGGTGCGAGGTTTTGATAGAAATGGCAAATGCTTTGAATGATAATGCTGATAAAATTTTAAAAGCAAATTTAGTAGATATTGAAAGATCAGAAAAAGAGGGGTTGAATAAATCACTTTTATCCAGACTTCAGTTAACAAAAAATAAACTTGAAGGATGTATTGATGGCGTTTTAAAAGTTTCAAATCTTGCAGATCCAATTGGCAATAGGCAACTCCATAGAAAATTAGATGAAAATCTTATTCTTGAAAGAGTTACAGTTCCATTAGGTGTGTTAGGAGTGATTTTTGAATCCAGACCTGATGCATTAATACAAATAGCTTCTCTAGCGGTTCGCTCTGGTAACGGTGCATTATTAAAAGGAGGAAGTGAAGCAAGGGCCACAAATCAAGCCATAATGGATTCTCTTGATATAGGTTTAAGCAAATCAAATGTGGGCACAGGAGCATTGTCTTTGCTCACTACACGTCAAGAAAGTCTGGGTTTACTGCATTTAAATCGATTTGTTAATTTGATAATTCCAAGAGGAAGCAATGAATTAGTTCAATTTATTCAAGACAACACACGTATCCCTGTATTAGGGCATGCTGATGGAATTTGTCATCTATATGTAGATGCTTCTGTAGATATTGACAAAGCTATAAGTATTGCTTTGGATAGCAAGATTCAATATCCTGCTGCTTGTAATGCAATTGAGACATTATTAATTCATGAAGATGTCGCGGAAATATTTTTGAAGAAAAGCTTACCAATTTTTTCTAATTCAGGAGTTACTCTTAAGGGAGATAGTAAGAGCCAAGCTTTAGGGGTGAAAAACCCAGCTATTGATTTAGACTGGTCTACAGAATATCTTGACTTAATTCTTTCAATAAAAATTGTTAGCAACGTAGACGAAGCCATTGAGCATATTCGGAAATACAGCTCCCGTCATACTGAAGCAATAGCTACTAATGATAAGGACGTTGCTGAGAAATTTCTCCGTTCAGTTGATAGTTCAGGTGTTTATCACAATTGCTCTACTCGTTTTGCAGATGGCTTCAGATATGGTTTTGGAGCTGAAGTTGGGATAAGTACTCAGACCCTTCCCCCAAGAGGTCCAGTTGGCCTGGAGGGTTTAGTTACCTATCGTTACTTCCTAAGAGGTGATAGTGATCTCGTTAAGGATTTTGCCTCTGGAGATAGAATCTTTTCTCATACGGATTTGCCGTTATGAATTACTTTCTTAATTCCAATGCAATTCATATAAAAGATATAAATCTTTGGGCTCATGTAGGTGTTTTAGAAAGTGAACGTATTAATGGTCAGGATTTTGTCCTTGACATCAGCTTTTGGTTGGATTTGGATGAGTCATCAAAACTTGATCGATTAGATAAATCTATTGACTACTGCGAAGCGATTAAAGCAGTTCAAAAACTTTCATATGAAATTAAATGCTTAACGATTGAATATTTTAGTGATCAAATTTTGAACCTTCTTGAGTCTCTATATGGTCAAGTTCCAATTTGTATTCTGTTGAAAAAATGTTCTCCACCCATAAAAGGATTTACTGGAAGTGTTTTAATCGAAAAAAAAAGGAATTTCTCATCTCTAAATAATTAATTGAATCCAAACAAAAGACCAATTTTTCTTGTTCATGG contains the following coding sequences:
- a CDS encoding CocE/NonD family hydrolase, with amino-acid sequence MNSIRYRDEDLKLRDGTILKSRIWLPSGKGPWPVLLMRQPYRREIASVVTYAHPSWWASNGYLVVIQDVRGQGGSEGRFSGFSQEASDTSETHYWVRSLPECNGLLGTYGFSYQGFTQLLAEDGTPPPDCMIPAMTGLSENEHWSCEGGAFWWHLGIGWGLQLAAQKAQREEDWEAWYEIRENLESKKYLNNGHELLKKIDPEGMANKWLNLSHRKTPQWKSHKPLDSWLKKPLLLIGGWWDPHLKGILDIFSKAKHAGGDPKLLIGPATHLRWWEEAQRTQLNFFDTHLKEKNKKHLFPQINLWNLTTKNWEISDQKKTPTWILHSEGLASISHQEGSLFPNSNLEADGEVNLVHDPWRPFPAIGGHLSDTPGEVNRFDLDTRPDVAVFTSNPISKDLRLEGIPILSLEAKCDRETFDLFVALSIIPNEIENIVTQISTGVIRISENEINKKSKREIRLQPLLATFKQGDRLRISISGSGWPAIGINPGQSKYLSEGPSPHCLVTTISLLLSKSKLKFESLISS
- a CDS encoding DUF4332 domain-containing protein; amino-acid sequence: MNNKLFLKNLPKSFSKEEKILLSNNIKTWDSLLSITDERIHQLINGSLGSVRNLKRLKCIAYFICTLDIELNEAALLMHSGLISNKAISRLSPQELLQKTGRFERGLQTGRIPLIDLKKAHFLIEKAKKTII
- a CDS encoding Ycf51 family protein — encoded protein: MSEVIQNATKWLAWGGAGLGLLTILAYLFSWGIKFRLTGITIFTLLLSASCWAFEQSYTPPYNVEGYKYAPIVYDNGFDLVVAQATNDFPEEAIQPTLQQIAGNLKGGSRNGAQVKVRLRKIEPAGDGISKPIILGEVMNDLKKSEIIKLPDRNYSPKEKLSDITNNKDSYSLETYE
- a CDS encoding translocation/assembly module TamB — encoded protein: MGDEKSSKRLKRWGLAGTFVALGGVLIWSGADLLVARTISRFSPQIEKKLSNSLGHPLKIGSYKGLRPWGVELGPTKLLPGTKDSSSVNISTLTVKFAPLASLFNWQPVAIFNPRGTEIVLSKNDKGSFWVMPPSDDSKQLNLQLRLNLKGSTKILFNPEKTSVLVRGNISLNFAKKKIYGAINLDSKNKGSLYLAGKGYWDGLEFQTKARINKLKLGIIRDILGNDSNVITKGDINGNLNLGIKKGFIKCKGDLSVSNMRVRGGNMIDTLSTNKSKIKCDNNKLSITDSNWNYGYWNIANSLELPINKTSRTYIKSTTDIKIKDLDHKPLSLKLKLPISIVDRRLVFGDLKANFDLESFPLGSLNQILNASLSGKLNTNGYFHGPLSSLASRINLSVDNPQVNGIRLREKWKGTFTRVPNEKNWGSLKMFSEGASIPGNLQINLNKDGNFNDLTLDRLGGKITLYPKINSYEWKANKFRLDRVEVAFPPEKSFKRIFGEVSGDGIFSLNPLFVNGELNLDYFRLLGFKLKKANVKGQIKNSKINLKGELIPSENGKIQFDINNESEFSLLANVKDVSSRWLAATALEIPKLGLKYSEAMGKAEDLGKLIIGSSNSSIDNQLDALTKSQNSYREEISKINSQSFINPYDLIGNVNSDIKLTGSSLSDLSLDVKAFGKVWTNKLSVVSDKEVRPFNINFSGNIGTGDGKFSFLNLNYSLLSLLVPIPSSINGYFGLKGIYSLTNGTPEITADLIIDDTKIYNREIVLDNGNIFFKDNYLDFDINLRDKTSLNPVRLSGIYPLTNSLPIDLRVESHGDGLAFLTGLTKGSLSWTSGTADLSLLIRGKPSSPIANGFVVFKNSDLLFQDKEINNFNSTIVFDFNRIEVRKLRASIGPKGFIDAQGGISLFDARQSENDPLAFSIEKTRIKTAFTDVNVSSKIIVKGSILNPQLAGEVLISEGSIFAKRANNSGMTTSDKLNPKKDSKLKKIRRFPEQDWDLSDPLILFIQDEDAPASRMVSAGLPKGFESIIFDNLKLVLGPSLRLVSQPLASFDTNGFLFLNGAFDETLDVSGVIKLVSGYVNLFTTTFNLDQSEPNVAVFVPSMGLVPYVDVTLKSRVPDNVRETSNFSSNGMASFGIGGSRFVNVEVTASGPADRISENFQLRSTPALGRSEILGLIGGNSLTNLLTSGGDGEVITSFLNRSFASYIQGNINGFLSDKLQISLYPTYISGSDLDDDVTENSSTSTDQDDTSPSLLGQQAWVTEIGIDLSEKINFSVQAAPNRQDIPPKGNITFQMNPNIGLLGSFDKNGNWQSQVQLFFRY
- a CDS encoding glutamate-5-semialdehyde dehydrogenase is translated as MSTNLSVPNPTPELIKVAENAKEASILLGQATNKQRCEVLIEMANALNDNADKILKANLVDIERSEKEGLNKSLLSRLQLTKNKLEGCIDGVLKVSNLADPIGNRQLHRKLDENLILERVTVPLGVLGVIFESRPDALIQIASLAVRSGNGALLKGGSEARATNQAIMDSLDIGLSKSNVGTGALSLLTTRQESLGLLHLNRFVNLIIPRGSNELVQFIQDNTRIPVLGHADGICHLYVDASVDIDKAISIALDSKIQYPAACNAIETLLIHEDVAEIFLKKSLPIFSNSGVTLKGDSKSQALGVKNPAIDLDWSTEYLDLILSIKIVSNVDEAIEHIRKYSSRHTEAIATNDKDVAEKFLRSVDSSGVYHNCSTRFADGFRYGFGAEVGISTQTLPPRGPVGLEGLVTYRYFLRGDSDLVKDFASGDRIFSHTDLPL
- a CDS encoding dihydroneopterin aldolase codes for the protein MNYFLNSNAIHIKDINLWAHVGVLESERINGQDFVLDISFWLDLDESSKLDRLDKSIDYCEAIKAVQKLSYEIKCLTIEYFSDQILNLLESLYGQVPICILLKKCSPPIKGFTGSVLIEKKRNFSSLNN